A window of the Oscillospiraceae bacterium genome harbors these coding sequences:
- a CDS encoding carbohydrate ABC transporter permease, with protein MSSKPKKKSDQLAAEPEKKHERLTPGGVTFNVINYVIFGILTFICAYPFYYLIINSISANNLSENGVINFWPQGIHFDNYVQVLQLSGLPLAAAVSVARTVLGTVLTVLASAFLGFMFTQQKMWARKFWYRFMVITMYFNAGLIPMFITMKNLHLTNTFWVYILPAIVQPFNIILVKTYIESIPHSLQEAAEIDGAGVLTIFGKIILPTCKPIMATVAIFSAVAQWNSFQDTLIYITDSKLYSLQYLLYQYINQANSLAQMVRTSGGSGMNMAALATQQTATSIRMTVSVVVVLPILFVYPIFQKYFVKGIMIGSVKG; from the coding sequence ATGTCTTCAAAGCCTAAAAAAAAGAGTGACCAGCTTGCAGCCGAGCCTGAAAAAAAGCATGAACGGCTTACGCCCGGCGGCGTTACCTTTAATGTTATCAACTATGTTATTTTTGGCATTTTAACTTTTATCTGCGCTTATCCATTTTATTATCTGATTATTAACTCAATCAGTGCAAACAACCTAAGTGAAAACGGCGTCATCAACTTTTGGCCGCAGGGTATTCACTTTGATAACTACGTGCAGGTGTTGCAACTGAGCGGCCTGCCCCTGGCGGCGGCGGTTTCTGTAGCACGTACTGTTTTGGGTACTGTCCTTACTGTGCTTGCGTCGGCTTTTCTGGGCTTCATGTTTACCCAGCAGAAAATGTGGGCACGCAAATTCTGGTACCGCTTCATGGTTATCACCATGTACTTTAACGCCGGTCTGATCCCGATGTTCATTACCATGAAAAACCTGCATTTGACCAACACTTTTTGGGTCTATATTCTGCCGGCCATTGTGCAGCCCTTCAACATTATCCTTGTAAAGACCTACATTGAGTCCATACCGCATTCGCTGCAGGAGGCAGCTGAAATTGACGGCGCAGGGGTCCTTACCATTTTCGGAAAGATTATTTTGCCGACCTGCAAGCCGATTATGGCGACCGTTGCAATCTTCTCTGCAGTTGCACAGTGGAACTCTTTCCAAGATACCTTGATTTACATTACGGACTCCAAACTGTACTCTCTGCAGTATTTGCTGTATCAGTACATCAACCAGGCAAATTCCCTGGCGCAGATGGTCAGGACCAGCGGCGGCTCCGGAATGAACATGGCGGCTCTGGCTACCCAACAGACAGCTACTTCCATACGCATGACCGTTTCCGTTGTTGTTGTGCTGCCAATCCTGTTTGTTTATCCTATTTTCCAAAAGTACTTTGTCAAGGGCATTATGATCGGCTCTGTCAAGGGCTGA
- a CDS encoding alpha-L-fucosidase: MKETWNEEEYLQEIEQVVSLGPFHDTWESLTSFVTPAWMTDAKFGIFIHWGLYSVPAYRNEWYPRNMYIRDKPEFEHHRSTYGPQKLFGYKDFIPRFTMEHFDADAWAALFAAAGAKYVFPVAEHHDGFQMYRSRLSHWNAYEMGPRRDLLGDLQAALQAKGLIFCTSSHRAEHWFFMSHGREFDSDIREPMQRGDFYWPAMPEPAPQDLQSKPYPTPEFLQDWLLRTCEIIDRYHPRVLYFDWWIQHEAFKPWLKKLAAYYYNRGRQWGTPTAICYKQDAMMYGSGIPEMERGGFADTQPFFWQSDTAIAKNSWCYTDSLVYKTPRQIILELIEAVSKNGSLLLNIGPKADGTIPETDCRILKEIGSWLRVNGEAIYGSRPWRKFGEGHTRPAQGQFADAEALQYEPEDFRFTVRGGNLYIFAMAWPESGCVTIHALGLTQNESIPHFHGLLKGVSVLGFQEAPQWVRDEAGLHVKAPFVSSTLPVVLRAQVL, encoded by the coding sequence TTGAAAGAAACATGGAATGAAGAAGAGTATTTACAGGAAATAGAGCAGGTGGTTTCTCTGGGTCCCTTTCACGATACATGGGAGTCGCTGACCTCTTTTGTGACGCCCGCCTGGATGACAGACGCAAAGTTTGGCATCTTCATTCATTGGGGGCTTTACAGTGTGCCCGCCTACCGCAATGAGTGGTACCCGCGCAATATGTATATTCGTGATAAACCTGAATTTGAGCATCACCGCAGCACCTATGGGCCGCAAAAGCTGTTTGGCTACAAAGATTTTATTCCGCGGTTTACCATGGAGCATTTTGACGCAGACGCGTGGGCTGCATTGTTTGCCGCTGCAGGTGCAAAATATGTGTTTCCCGTAGCGGAGCACCACGACGGTTTTCAGATGTACCGCAGCCGCCTGTCACACTGGAATGCATATGAAATGGGCCCCCGCCGCGACCTTTTGGGAGATCTGCAGGCAGCATTGCAGGCGAAAGGGCTTATTTTCTGTACCTCTTCTCACCGCGCCGAGCATTGGTTTTTTATGAGCCATGGTCGGGAATTTGACAGCGATATCCGCGAGCCAATGCAGCGGGGTGACTTTTACTGGCCCGCTATGCCAGAGCCTGCCCCGCAGGATCTGCAAAGCAAGCCGTACCCCACGCCGGAGTTCCTGCAGGACTGGCTGTTACGTACATGCGAGATTATCGACCGCTACCACCCGCGGGTCCTGTACTTTGATTGGTGGATTCAGCACGAGGCATTTAAGCCGTGGCTAAAAAAGCTGGCGGCCTATTACTACAACCGCGGCCGGCAGTGGGGCACCCCTACAGCCATCTGCTATAAGCAGGATGCCATGATGTACGGCAGCGGTATCCCGGAAATGGAGCGCGGCGGATTTGCCGATACACAGCCGTTTTTCTGGCAGTCCGACACGGCCATTGCAAAAAATTCATGGTGCTACACGGACTCTCTGGTCTACAAAACGCCGCGGCAGATTATTCTGGAGCTGATAGAGGCGGTTAGCAAAAACGGCAGCCTGTTGCTGAATATCGGCCCGAAAGCAGATGGCACAATTCCCGAAACCGACTGCAGGATTCTCAAAGAAATCGGTAGCTGGCTGCGGGTAAATGGAGAGGCTATTTACGGCAGCCGACCCTGGCGCAAATTTGGCGAGGGCCACACCCGGCCGGCGCAGGGACAGTTTGCCGATGCCGAGGCACTGCAGTACGAGCCGGAAGATTTTCGCTTTACCGTACGCGGGGGAAATCTCTACATTTTTGCAATGGCTTGGCCGGAAAGCGGCTGCGTGACAATCCACGCACTGGGCCTAACGCAGAATGAGAGCATTCCGCATTTTCACGGATTGCTGAAAGGCGTGTCAGTGCTGGGCTTTCAGGAGGCACCGCAGTGGGTGCGGGACGAAGCGGGGCTGCATGTCAAAGCACCCTTTGTCAGCAGTACCCTGCCTGTCGTTTTGCGTGCGCAGGTGCTGTAG
- a CDS encoding ABC transporter substrate-binding protein — MKKTLKAVSLLLSAAMLVGSCAGCGSSSSSSAAASGSTSDTSTNSKYKDTITIDVFDGQANYQGIQSGWFAKVVKDKFNMKLNIIAPNVAGGGDTLFQTRSAAGNLGDLVIMGADSGKLSTMVKANLLMDMTDYIKDEKNLSKYKEAIAETTKLAGKSGTWAIPSAISSQSADTPSEGLDLTFGPYIRWDIYKKIGYPTMNTLEDLLPVLQKMQAASPKSDSGKKTYGFSLFKDWDGNMMNNAKQPTCFYGYDEMGFALAKADGSDYQSIIDSNSMYTRVLKLFYKANQMGLVDPESTSQNYDTMSSKYKDGQVLYAPWPWLGQSMYNTTEHKKAGKGFMLASIKDMKVFSYGCSPHGSDKNTIAIGSKAKDPQRLADFIDWLYSPEGVETSCAQTASTCGPKGLTWEMKDGKPVLTEFGKKALLGDGTVAMPSGWGGGSWKDGVSQLNYSAIGLVDIDPNSKSTYTYSMWDSVLKDNTTALDTDWQTKMGAKTTLSYLEKSKQIAVAPGSDFYQPEETSDISTLRNQCKSTIVADSWKMIFAKDEAEFNSYLKDMQTTVKGLGYDQVLAVDMKNAKDQQAARVAIMKTNGSSTSSK; from the coding sequence ATGAAAAAGACATTGAAAGCTGTCAGTTTGCTGCTTAGCGCGGCAATGCTGGTAGGCAGCTGTGCCGGCTGTGGATCTTCAAGCAGCTCAAGTGCCGCTGCTTCCGGCTCCACTTCAGACACCAGCACCAATTCAAAGTACAAAGATACGATTACCATTGATGTATTTGATGGTCAGGCAAACTACCAGGGCATTCAGTCCGGCTGGTTCGCCAAGGTTGTAAAAGACAAATTCAACATGAAGCTGAACATCATTGCACCAAACGTGGCCGGCGGCGGCGATACGCTGTTCCAGACCCGTTCGGCAGCCGGTAACCTGGGCGACCTGGTCATTATGGGCGCCGACAGCGGCAAGCTTTCTACTATGGTAAAAGCAAACCTGCTGATGGATATGACCGATTATATTAAGGATGAAAAGAACCTGTCAAAGTACAAGGAAGCTATTGCAGAGACAACGAAACTTGCCGGGAAGTCCGGTACATGGGCAATTCCAAGTGCAATTTCCAGCCAGTCCGCTGATACTCCTTCTGAGGGCCTTGACTTGACCTTTGGCCCGTATATCCGCTGGGATATCTACAAAAAGATCGGCTACCCGACAATGAATACCCTGGAAGACCTGCTGCCTGTGCTGCAGAAGATGCAGGCTGCTTCCCCGAAGAGCGATTCCGGCAAAAAGACCTATGGCTTCTCTCTCTTTAAAGACTGGGATGGCAACATGATGAACAACGCCAAGCAGCCTACTTGCTTCTATGGCTATGACGAGATGGGCTTTGCGCTGGCAAAGGCAGACGGCAGCGATTATCAGAGCATCATCGATTCCAATTCCATGTACACTCGTGTACTGAAACTGTTCTACAAAGCAAACCAGATGGGCCTGGTCGACCCTGAGTCTACCAGCCAGAATTATGACACCATGTCCAGCAAGTACAAAGACGGCCAAGTCCTTTATGCACCGTGGCCGTGGCTTGGTCAGAGCATGTACAACACCACTGAGCACAAAAAGGCCGGCAAGGGCTTTATGCTTGCTTCCATTAAAGACATGAAGGTCTTCTCTTATGGCTGCTCTCCGCATGGATCTGATAAAAACACCATTGCCATTGGCAGCAAGGCAAAGGACCCGCAGCGTTTGGCAGACTTTATCGACTGGCTCTATTCTCCCGAAGGAGTCGAGACCAGCTGCGCACAGACTGCCAGCACCTGTGGACCTAAGGGCCTGACTTGGGAAATGAAAGACGGCAAGCCGGTTCTGACTGAGTTCGGTAAGAAAGCACTGCTGGGCGACGGTACTGTGGCAATGCCTTCTGGCTGGGGCGGCGGCAGCTGGAAAGACGGCGTTTCTCAGCTCAACTACAGCGCGATTGGTTTGGTCGATATTGACCCGAATTCTAAGAGCACTTATACCTACAGCATGTGGGATTCTGTACTGAAAGATAACACAACTGCGCTTGACACCGATTGGCAGACAAAGATGGGTGCAAAGACAACGCTGAGCTATCTCGAAAAGAGCAAGCAGATCGCGGTTGCTCCTGGCAGTGACTTCTATCAGCCAGAGGAAACTTCCGATATCTCCACTCTGCGCAACCAGTGCAAGTCCACGATTGTAGCAGATTCCTGGAAGATGATCTTTGCTAAGGATGAAGCAGAGTTTAACTCTTATCTGAAAGATATGCAGACTACTGTCAAGGGCCTTGGCTATGACCAGGTGCTTGCCGTAGATATGAAGAATGCAAAAGATCAGCAGGCCGCGCGTGTAGCCATTATGAAGACAAATGGCAGCAGCACAAGCAGCAAATAA
- a CDS encoding response regulator transcription factor, which produces MKLLIADDEAIVRQGLRCIIDWQGLGFTICGEAKTGDEALHKISSLSPDLVLMDIRMPKLSGIEVVETARKQGFDGKFIILSGISDFKYAQTAIRCGVDFYLTKPIDEDELQNAVVTVRQSIEKEQKKSHALNQYRSKAKDVILQDLLQGTANVSSLDLHDLDLTADVYQVMLYENYDRKLYAAHWNFAESLNVAFQGNQPFENLEINSKNYILLKGRSAILHLKMLLSHYTPRRGSPLDTLFLACGRQVSQLEDLPLSAKDVNMLERRRFFCEPDQHILTVDALPAADSLKAVVNDEAVTYWQGELSNYIQTHNRTKIAMALNSLQEMLYYASDSISQIQHFLSDIYLQVKQNIAQVYSTVEIPFPSNATVLGIIESKQYLYEIIQFFSEQFEVWFNAIGTPSSDNVLDDLLTYVNNNFRKNLRLETLAPLFGYNSSYLGKLFSRKVGDSFNAYVDKVRIRYATEQLKSSKKKVYEIAEEAGYCNVDYFHKKFRKYVGVSPAKYRRENCPPQENSGE; this is translated from the coding sequence ATGAAACTTTTGATTGCAGACGACGAAGCGATTGTGCGGCAGGGCCTGCGCTGCATTATAGACTGGCAGGGGCTCGGCTTTACAATTTGCGGAGAAGCTAAGACGGGTGATGAGGCGCTGCATAAAATTTCATCGCTCAGCCCGGACCTTGTGCTGATGGATATCCGCATGCCAAAGCTTTCGGGGATTGAGGTGGTAGAAACCGCCCGCAAGCAGGGCTTTGACGGGAAATTCATTATCTTAAGCGGTATTTCCGACTTTAAATATGCGCAGACAGCCATTCGCTGCGGCGTTGATTTTTACCTGACTAAGCCGATTGATGAAGATGAGCTGCAGAATGCAGTAGTTACAGTGCGGCAGTCCATTGAAAAAGAACAGAAAAAGAGCCATGCACTCAACCAATACCGCTCCAAAGCAAAGGACGTCATTTTGCAGGACCTGCTGCAGGGCACCGCCAATGTTTCTTCCCTCGACCTGCATGACCTCGACCTGACAGCAGATGTCTACCAGGTAATGCTCTATGAAAACTATGATCGAAAGCTTTATGCTGCACACTGGAACTTTGCAGAAAGCCTGAATGTGGCTTTTCAGGGGAATCAGCCTTTCGAGAACCTGGAAATCAACAGTAAAAATTATATCCTGCTCAAAGGCCGCTCGGCAATTCTGCACCTGAAAATGCTGCTGAGCCACTATACACCGCGCCGCGGCTCCCCACTGGACACACTGTTTCTCGCCTGCGGGCGGCAGGTCTCACAGCTGGAGGACCTGCCGCTCTCTGCGAAAGATGTGAATATGCTGGAGCGCCGCCGCTTTTTCTGTGAGCCGGACCAGCATATTCTGACCGTAGACGCCCTACCTGCCGCGGATTCTTTAAAGGCCGTTGTCAATGATGAAGCGGTTACATACTGGCAGGGTGAGCTTTCTAATTATATTCAAACACACAACCGCACAAAAATTGCCATGGCGCTTAACTCCCTGCAGGAAATGCTCTACTATGCCTCTGACAGCATCAGCCAAATTCAGCATTTTCTTTCTGATATTTACCTGCAGGTCAAGCAGAACATTGCTCAAGTTTACTCCACTGTGGAAATCCCGTTTCCCTCAAATGCAACTGTGCTGGGCATTATCGAGAGCAAGCAGTATCTGTATGAAATCATTCAGTTTTTCTCAGAGCAGTTTGAGGTTTGGTTTAATGCAATCGGCACTCCCTCTAGTGACAATGTGTTGGACGACCTGCTGACCTATGTAAACAACAACTTCCGCAAAAATCTGCGGCTTGAAACACTCGCCCCGCTTTTTGGGTATAACAGCTCTTACTTGGGCAAGCTTTTTTCCCGAAAAGTCGGCGACAGCTTCAACGCCTATGTCGATAAAGTGCGCATCCGCTACGCAACCGAGCAGCTGAAAAGCAGCAAAAAGAAAGTCTATGAAATTGCAGAAGAAGCGGGCTACTGCAATGTGGATTACTTCCATAAGAAATTCCGCAAATACGTGGGTGTAAGTCCCGCGAAATACCGCCGGGAAAACTGCCCGCCGCAAGAGAACAGCGGGGAATAA
- a CDS encoding histidine kinase, translated as MSIKKHLFMRLSRSNVKKQLVTVFLLAILLPVTIISGIILNTFRSKTYQQYVDLLNSDNQRVESILFNATSRFYNLSEQLLVDKGLTTLLETQYSTPEQSAAACDQYGNFKNVFFNDTAISSICVYTSNSSIAPSTHFQQATAAVQKTAWFQKAASSYYPFWQVCARKDSFGNPLYEVTLYRHFTLVKTHSYAVLAISMSNNFLHNQLENNTLCSAVSVNSEPVFYSSWSDLVMQKCPVTLQAGHFYQKENAENIIDGRRCLTSTSTLLPYHTDDSFYIVSMNSTALDEIDHLTQMLLLLLLAIMAVSCIIIFLFTHYFSVRVECLRSAMHRACNNDYNIIDDFHGNDELSDTFRDLQGLVEQVKVKEAKMYREQLREQKLENEQQKMEYELLANQINPHFLYNTLETIRMKALTEGNRDVATAIKLLGKSMRYVLENTGTSSTTLKRELDYISVYLQIQKLRFGDKFNYTLHTAPEIDPAKCEILPLLLQPIIENCISHGFSDISEGGLIDLDVRLLGSSVLSLTVSDNGAGMTNEEVKALRRSILTSSKEKSRHIGLCNINQRILLCYGECYGIEIESKPGSGTKVNLTIPYHTI; from the coding sequence ATGTCCATAAAAAAGCATTTATTTATGCGGCTGAGCCGCTCAAATGTAAAAAAGCAGCTGGTTACTGTCTTTTTGCTGGCGATCCTGCTGCCTGTCACCATTATCAGTGGCATTATTCTAAACACATTCCGCTCAAAGACCTACCAGCAGTATGTTGATCTGCTAAATTCGGACAACCAGCGGGTCGAGTCGATTCTCTTTAATGCGACTTCACGCTTCTATAACCTTTCAGAGCAGCTGCTTGTCGACAAAGGCCTCACCACTCTGCTGGAAACACAGTACAGCACCCCAGAGCAGTCTGCTGCAGCCTGCGACCAGTACGGAAACTTTAAAAACGTTTTTTTTAATGACACTGCTATTTCAAGCATTTGTGTGTACACCTCAAACAGCAGCATTGCCCCCTCTACCCATTTTCAACAGGCAACCGCTGCCGTACAAAAAACAGCGTGGTTTCAAAAAGCCGCCTCGTCATACTATCCGTTTTGGCAGGTGTGCGCGCGAAAGGATTCTTTCGGCAATCCGCTTTATGAAGTAACACTTTACCGCCATTTTACCTTGGTAAAGACACACAGCTATGCGGTACTGGCCATTTCCATGAGCAACAACTTTCTGCACAACCAACTGGAAAACAACACCCTGTGCTCGGCTGTGTCTGTCAACAGCGAGCCTGTCTTTTACAGTTCCTGGTCAGATTTAGTTATGCAGAAATGCCCCGTGACGCTGCAGGCCGGGCACTTTTACCAGAAAGAAAACGCCGAAAATATCATTGACGGCCGCCGCTGTCTGACAAGCACCAGCACCTTGCTGCCTTACCATACAGATGATTCGTTTTACATTGTCTCTATGAACAGCACAGCCCTTGATGAGATTGACCACTTAACGCAGATGCTGCTGCTGCTGCTTTTGGCCATTATGGCCGTTTCCTGTATCATTATTTTCCTGTTTACCCACTATTTCAGTGTGCGTGTCGAGTGCCTGCGCAGCGCAATGCACCGTGCCTGCAACAATGACTACAACATTATTGATGATTTTCACGGAAACGATGAGCTCTCCGATACTTTCCGCGACCTGCAGGGACTGGTGGAGCAGGTGAAAGTAAAAGAAGCCAAAATGTACCGCGAACAGCTGCGCGAGCAAAAACTGGAAAACGAACAGCAGAAGATGGAATATGAACTGCTGGCAAACCAAATTAATCCTCATTTCCTTTATAATACACTGGAAACCATACGAATGAAAGCCCTGACAGAGGGAAACCGCGACGTGGCCACGGCAATTAAGCTGCTGGGTAAATCCATGCGCTATGTGCTGGAAAACACGGGGACTTCCTCGACCACACTAAAAAGGGAACTGGACTACATTTCGGTATACCTGCAAATACAAAAGCTGCGCTTTGGCGATAAATTCAACTATACCCTGCACACTGCGCCTGAGATTGACCCCGCCAAATGTGAAATTCTGCCGCTGCTGCTGCAGCCGATTATAGAAAACTGCATTTCACACGGTTTTTCCGATATCTCAGAGGGCGGGCTGATTGACTTGGATGTACGGCTGCTGGGCAGCTCTGTGCTTTCCCTGACAGTTTCTGACAACGGCGCCGGCATGACCAACGAAGAAGTAAAAGCCCTGCGGCGCAGTATCTTGACCTCAAGCAAGGAAAAGAGCCGGCACATTGGGCTTTGCAACATCAATCAGCGTATTCTGCTGTGCTACGGCGAATGCTATGGCATTGAAATAGAGAGTAAACCGGGCAGCGGAACCAAAGTAAACTTGACGATTCCTTACCATACGATATAG
- a CDS encoding glycoside hydrolase family 3 C-terminal domain-containing protein, which produces MKTKEEMQRTARQLISQMTLEEKTGMLHGTGLFHTQGIPRLGIPPLKMSDGPMGVRSEFENGQWKQIGLPDDYVTYLPSGTAVASTWNPDLAGKVGEVLGEEARGRGKDVILAPSVNLKRSPLCGRNFEYMSEDPYLTASLAVPLIRGIQQSDVSACVKHFALNNQETNRLEVDVKADKRAVHELYLPAFRACEKVSYSLMSAYNRIDGEYCSHNKPLLTDLLRKKWGYDGTVISDWGAVHDTTAPAEAGLDIEMSVTDNFEEYYFAQPLCAAVRAGKVSDTLLDQKLENILVLMQRLHMLGGEKRKPGCYDTLPHQQATLAAAREAVVLLKNEDRLLPLAKGAGRILVIGDNAVRAHAPGGGSAEIKALYEITPLLGIRTVLGGETDVRWVPGYAAAPAKAQDENWQADSLKDHARDETAEDRETAAQQKTLRDEAVHLAGQYDRVVLVCGLSHLQDTEGADRPDMRLPYGQDQLISEVLKANPNAVVALIGGSPMEMPWLPQAKAVLWSSYAGMEGGRALAEVLFGEVNPSGHLPETFAKNLTDYSSHSIGEFPGGKSVDYKEGIFVGYRHFDAAKIEPAFCFGHGLSYTTFAYTDLQEKLCETEQKLQLTLSCQIQNTGRRAGKETVQFYVAAPQNDRPMPVRALCGFQKLAVVPGETARAEVTVPVKCLSFYDTALGAFVAEPGEYRIFAGCSSRDLRLQGTVQLQYRHVTTE; this is translated from the coding sequence ATGAAAACAAAAGAAGAAATGCAGCGCACCGCGCGCCAGCTCATCAGCCAGATGACACTGGAAGAAAAAACGGGCATGCTGCACGGCACGGGCTTGTTCCATACACAGGGCATTCCGCGGCTGGGGATTCCGCCGCTGAAGATGTCTGACGGCCCTATGGGTGTGCGCAGCGAATTTGAAAATGGCCAGTGGAAACAGATCGGCCTGCCAGATGACTATGTTACCTATTTGCCCAGCGGTACTGCAGTCGCCTCTACCTGGAACCCTGACCTTGCAGGAAAAGTTGGGGAGGTCTTGGGGGAAGAGGCCCGCGGCCGCGGCAAAGATGTCATTCTTGCGCCGAGCGTCAACTTAAAGCGCAGCCCCCTGTGCGGCAGAAATTTTGAGTACATGAGTGAGGACCCGTATTTAACGGCTTCTCTTGCGGTGCCGCTCATCCGGGGCATTCAGCAGTCCGATGTTTCTGCCTGCGTCAAGCACTTTGCGCTCAATAACCAAGAGACAAACCGCCTGGAGGTCGACGTAAAAGCGGACAAGCGCGCAGTACACGAGCTGTACCTGCCGGCTTTCCGTGCGTGCGAAAAAGTTTCGTATTCTTTAATGAGTGCGTATAACAGAATTGATGGTGAATACTGCAGCCACAACAAACCGCTGCTGACAGATCTGCTGCGCAAAAAGTGGGGATACGACGGCACAGTGATTTCTGACTGGGGCGCTGTGCACGATACGACCGCCCCGGCAGAGGCCGGACTGGATATTGAGATGTCCGTAACGGATAATTTCGAAGAGTACTATTTTGCACAACCGCTGTGCGCGGCGGTGCGTGCCGGAAAAGTTTCAGATACGCTGCTTGACCAAAAGCTGGAAAACATTCTGGTTCTTATGCAGCGGCTGCACATGCTCGGCGGGGAAAAGCGCAAGCCCGGCTGCTATGATACGCTGCCGCATCAGCAGGCAACTTTGGCGGCTGCACGCGAGGCAGTGGTGCTTCTCAAAAATGAGGACCGTCTGCTGCCGCTTGCCAAAGGCGCGGGCCGGATTTTGGTTATCGGGGACAACGCCGTGCGCGCACATGCACCGGGTGGCGGCAGTGCAGAGATTAAGGCACTGTATGAGATTACCCCGCTGCTTGGCATTCGTACGGTACTTGGCGGTGAAACAGATGTGCGCTGGGTGCCCGGCTATGCCGCCGCGCCGGCAAAAGCGCAGGACGAGAATTGGCAGGCCGACAGCTTAAAAGACCACGCACGTGATGAAACTGCTGAAGACCGGGAAACAGCGGCGCAGCAGAAAACCCTGCGTGATGAGGCTGTGCACCTTGCGGGACAGTATGACCGGGTGGTGCTGGTGTGCGGCTTGAGCCACCTGCAGGACACCGAGGGCGCCGACCGGCCGGATATGCGGCTGCCGTATGGGCAGGACCAGCTTATTTCGGAAGTGCTGAAAGCAAACCCGAATGCGGTAGTTGCGCTTATTGGCGGTTCGCCGATGGAGATGCCCTGGCTGCCGCAGGCAAAGGCTGTGCTGTGGAGCTCCTATGCGGGTATGGAGGGCGGCCGCGCATTGGCTGAGGTCCTTTTCGGTGAGGTCAACCCGAGTGGGCACCTGCCCGAGACTTTTGCGAAAAACCTGACAGATTATTCTTCACACAGCATTGGCGAATTTCCCGGTGGAAAATCGGTAGACTATAAAGAGGGTATCTTTGTCGGTTACCGGCACTTTGATGCGGCCAAAATTGAGCCGGCATTTTGCTTTGGCCACGGCCTTTCCTACACAACTTTTGCCTACACGGATCTGCAGGAAAAGCTTTGCGAAACTGAGCAGAAGCTACAGCTGACACTTTCCTGCCAGATTCAAAATACCGGCAGGCGGGCAGGCAAAGAAACCGTTCAGTTTTATGTCGCTGCTCCACAAAACGACCGTCCTATGCCTGTCCGAGCACTGTGCGGGTTTCAGAAGCTTGCGGTGGTTCCGGGCGAAACGGCCCGTGCCGAGGTGACTGTGCCGGTAAAGTGCCTGTCCTTTTACGATACGGCGCTGGGCGCGTTTGTGGCAGAGCCCGGTGAGTACCGCATCTTTGCGGGCTGCTCTTCTCGTGACCTGCGCCTGCAGGGCACGGTACAGCTGCAGTACCGCCATGTGACAACAGAATAA